Within the Magnetospirillum sp. ME-1 genome, the region CACCTATATCAGCGTGATCCTCGGCAATCTCGAGGAACTGGAAAAAGAGCGCACCGAATTCTCGGAATTGCAGGCCCGCAAGATCCTGCAGTCCTTCGAGATTCAGACCGTGCGGCTGTTCGATCTGGCCGATACCTACCTGCGCGCCGCCCGTGATTACGCCGAGCGCGAGGGAACCGGGACGCTCGGCGGGTTTCTCGACCGGGTGACGCCGCCCAAATCCAATCTCTATTCCAGCACCCTGGCGGTCATCGATCATCGCGGCCGCGTCGTCTTCTCCTCCGATCCGGCCCTGCAGCGCGGTACCGATCTCTCCGACCAGACGGTCTTCCTTCACTTCCAGAACGCCACAAGCGACGGATTGCTGATCGGAGCCAACAACAACAGCACCGATCCCGACCGGCAGTACTTCCACGTCGCCCGGCCGCTGCTCAACGGCAAAACCCCGGGAGGGGTCATCGTCCTCCACGTCCATTCCAGCCAGATCGCCGCCTTCTACCGGGACATGACGCTGGGCCCGAACTCGTCGGCCACCATTTTCGGCCTGGACCGCACCCTCATCGCCCGCCAGCCGCCGCCGGTGGCCGATGCGGCACCGCTGTCGAGCCTGCAGATCTGGAGGGATGCCGAAAGCAAGGCGGAAGGCCGGTTCCGCAAGCGCTCGCTGCTCGACGGGATCGAGCGGACCTTCCTTTACAAGCGGCTGGCCGACTATCCCCTGGTGGCGGTGATCGGCTTTGCCGATTCGGACATCTCGGCCGGGCTTGAGGCCGCCAAGCGATCCGAAGTGGTGGAGACCAGCCTTTTCACCCTGGCGATCCTGGCCTTTGCCGTTCTCGTGCTGGTGTTCGACGCCCGCAACCGCCGCCTGAGCGAGGCCGAGCAGACCAGCCGCGCCGCCGCCGAGATGCTGGAACGGTCCAACGCCGACCTGGAGCGCTTCGCCTATGTGGCCTCCCATGACCTGAAGACACCACTGCGGGTCATCACCGGCTACGCCCAGATGCTCGACCGCCGCTACCGCGACAAGCTGGACGAGGAGGCCAACGAGTACATCGCCTTCCTCACCGCCGGCACCAAGCGCATGTACCGGCTGATCACCGACCTGCTGCACTACTCGCGCATCAACAGCCAGGCCAAGCCGCTGCAGCCGGTGTCCGCGGCCCGCGCCGCCGACATCGCCGTCGCCAACCTGAAAGCGGTGATCGAGGAATGCGGCGCCTCGGTCTCCATCGCCCCCCTTCCCACCATCGAGGCCGACGAAAGCCAGCTGTCCAGCCTGTTCCAGAACCTGCTGGGCAACGCGCTGAAATACCGCCACCCCGAACGCACTCCGGCCATCCACATCGAGGCGGTGCGGCTGTCCAGCTCCATCTGGCGCTTTGCGGTCAGGGACAACGGCATCGGCATCGAGCCCGAGCATTTCGAGCGCATCTTCGTCATCTTCCAGCGCCTGCACGCCGATTCGGCCTATGAAGGAACCGGCATCGGCCTGGCGCTCTGCCAGCGCATCGTCACCCGCCTGGGCGGCCGCATCTGGGTCGAATCCAAGCCGGGCGAAGGCTCCACCTTCTATTTCACCGCCCGCGACGCCGAAGGCGACTGAGCGGCGTCCTAATCGTCCTCCTCGTCGCGCTTTTCCTCCGGCTCGCGCGGGGCGGCCTGGGCCGGTACCCTGGCCTTCTTGCGGGGATGGGGATGCCAGGCCCAGGGCCGGTCGCCCTGCCATCCCGCCACCGTCTCCACACGGACGCCCCCCGGTTCCAGCCACAGGGCGTGCGGCCCGCGCCGCCACAGATCGAAGCGGTCGACCAGCACCCTGGCCCCGCGGCAAGTCCCGCGCAAGGGCACGCTGCTGATCACGACATCGGCTCCGGCGCAGGCCTTTTCCGGGTTGTCCTCGTCCTTGACCAGGGCGACCACCCGGCCCTCCACCCGCCACAGGCAGCCGCTTTCGTCGCAGCGCAGCCTTCCGTCCCTGGACGAGCTTTTCTTCGGCCAGCGCTCAAGGGTCGCGGGTCCGGCCCGGCGGCTCCACGTCTCCTTGAGGATCCGCCCGCCCTTGCCGTTGAGCAACAAGCTCCCGTCGCCGGCGCGCACCGCCATGCCGTCGCCGCGCCCGTCCACCAGCAGATCGGGGGGCCGCGCGAAGGCCATGGAGGCCAGGGCGGCGGCCATGGGCAGCAGCCCCCACCAGCGCCAGCGCCCCCGCCACAGGCACAGCCAGCTTCCCCCCAGGGTGAACACCACCATGGCCCACAGCGGCAGGATGGGCAGCGTCACCGCCGAACTGGGCCAGGACGCCACCCACAGCGCCACCCGGTTGACGCCCTCGACGCCCCAGCCCATGGGCACCAGGGCCAGGGACTCCAGCCCCAGCGGCATCAGCACGAACATCACCAGCGCCCAGGGCATCACCCAGAAGCCGGTCAGCGGCACGGCGATCATGTTGGCCGCCACCGACCACACGGCGAAGCGGTTGAAATGGAAGATGCCGTAGACCGCCGTGGCGAAGCCGGCGATCAAGGTGCTCACCACCACGCCGAAGACGTAAAGCCCGATGGCCGGCGCCCAGCCGGGATGGGCCGCCCGCCAGGCGCCTTGGCGGGGCGTCAGGCTCTCGTAGGCGGCGATCATGGCCACCACGGCGGCGAACGACATCTGGAAGCTGGGGCCGATCAGTTCCTCGGGCGCCCACAGCAGGATCACCACCGCCGCCCACGCCACCAGCCGCATGGACAGCGCCGTGCGGTCCAGCAGCACCGCCAGCAGCACCAGACCGGTCATGAAGAACGAGCGCTGGGCCGGCACCGGCGAACCGGCCAGCAGGGTGTAGAAGCCGGCGAAGGCGATGGCCAGGGCCGCCGCCCACTTCTTGATGGGAAAGCGCAGCGCCAGGGGCGGAACCAGGGCCAGCAGCCCCCTCAGCCCCACGAACACCAGCCCGGCCGCCATGGTGATGTGCAGGCCCGAGATGGACAGGATGTGGGCCAGGCCGGAATCCCGGTAGGCCTGCATCATGGGGGCCGAAATGGGCATCTGGTCGCCGGTGGTCAGCGCCGCCGTCACCGCCCCCCGGTCGCCGGGCAGCACCGCCAGGATGCGCGCCGTCATGGCGTGGCGGATGTCGTTGATGGCGATGGTCGCCTCGCCCCTCCAGCCGCCGGCGGCTCCCGGCTCGATCACCGTCACCGGGCCCAGCGCAGAGCCGATGGCGCCCAATTGCCGGAACCAGGCGAAACGGGCGAAGTCGAAGGCGCCGGGCATGGCCGGCTGGGCCGGCGGCATCAGCATGGCCCGCACCCGGATGCGATCGCCCACATTGACCGGGGCAAGGCCGGGCTTGGCCTTGATGCGGGCCTTGCGCGGCACCACGATATCGTCGCGGTCATGGGCCACCCGGTCGAGCGTCAGACGGCTGCCGCCATCGGGCAGGGCCTCCACCTCCACCACCACGCCTTCGAGCATCAGGGCGCCGGTGGGGCGCTCCACCACCGGGGCGGCCAGACGCAGGCTGCGGCCCTGGGCGACCACGTATCCCAGCGCCGCCGCCAGCAGGCAGGACGCGGCCAGCAACAGCGGCAGGGAGCGGCGGCGAACCAGAAGCAGAAGGCCGAAGCACGTCGCCAGTCCGGCCCACCCCCAGGCAGGGGCGGGTTCGACGGGCAGGGCGAAGTAGAGGCCGATCCCGACGCTCAGGAAAACAGGCAGCCACAGGGGCCAGCGCCCCCGCTCGGCCAGCAGGCGCTCTTCCATTACGCGCAGGAGATTTGCCGCCGCGTCCGATCCGAAGCGTGCGGTCGGGAAAGCCCCTATCCAATCGGGCGGGTTTTTTGCCATCCACCCCCAACACCGGGCTGTCAGGGGCATAAAGATATGCTACACAGGCAGCCTTGTCCCCCTCGGCATAAAGGACGCCGAAAGCACCGTCATGACCGTCGTTACCCGCTTCGCCCCCTCCCCCACCGGCTACCTCCACATCGGCGGAGGGCGCACCGCCCTGTTCAACTGGCTGTTCGCCCGCCATTTCGGCGGCAAATTCCTGCTGCGCATCGAAGATACCGACCGCGCCCGCTCGACCGAGGCGGCGGTGGAAGCCATCTTCGACGGCATCCGGTGGCTGGGCCTGGACTGGGACGGCGAGGCGGTGATGCAGTTCTCGCGCGCCGGCCGCCATGCCGAGGTGGCGCGCCAGCTGCTGGACGAAGGCAAGGCCTATCGCTGCTATTGCACCCAGGACGAGCTGGCCGCCATCCGCGAGGAGCAGAAGGCCAAGGGCCTTCCCATGCGCTATCCCGGCATCTGGCGCGACCGCGCCCCGTCCGAGGCTCCGGCCGGCGCCCCCTTCGTGGTGCGCCTCAAGGCCCCCAACGAGGGCGAGACCGTCATCGCCGATCTGGTCCAGGGCGACGTGCGCGTCGCCAACGACCAGCTGGACGACATGGTGCTGCTGCGCGCCGACGGTACGCCGACCTACATGCTGTCGGTGGTGGTGGACGACCACGACATGGGCATCACCCACGTCATCCGCGGCGACGACCACCTGACCAACGCCTTCCGCCAGTACCAGCTGTACAAGGCCTGCGGCTGGGACGTGCCGGTCTTCGCCCATATTCCGCTGATCCACGGCCCCGACGGCGCCAAGCTGTCCAAGCGCCACGGCGCGCTGGGCGTCGATGCCTACCGCGACATGGGCTTCCTGCCCGAGGCCATGCGCAATTACCTGCTGCGCCTGGGCTGGAGCCACGGCGACGACGAGATCATCTCGACCGAGCAGGCCATCGAGTGGTTCACCCTGGACTCGGTCGGCCGTTCGCCGTCGCGCTTCGACTTCGTCAAGCTGACCAATCTCAACGGCCATTACATGCGCTCCGCCGATGACGGCCGCCTGACCGAGCTGCTGGTCCCCATGCTGGAGGCCAAGAGCGGCGCCAAGCTGAACGGCGAGTCCGTCGCCCGCCTGCGCACCGGCATGACCGGCCTGAAGGAACGGGCCAAGACCATGCTGGAACTGGCCGATTCGGCGCTGTTCTACGTGGCGGCGCGGCCGCTGGCGCTGGACGAGAAGGCGGCCAAGACCATGGCCGACCCGACGGCCGCCGCCGATCTCGCCGCCTACATGGCCGAAGTCAAAGGAGTGGGCGCCTGGACGCGCGACACTCTCGAGGACGCCGCCCGCCGCCTGGCCGAGGCGCGGGGGCAGAAGCTCGGCAAGATCGCCCAGCCCTTGCGGGCGGCGCTTGCCGGTTCCTCGGTCTCGCCTCCCATCTTCGAAGTGATGGAAGTGCTGGGCCGCGAGGAATCGCTGGGCCGCATCGAGGACGCCCTCGGCGGGACCCGGCCCACGGAATCATCGGCGGCCTGACGGCTGCCGGACACGTTTAAACAGTGAAGTAGACCACGGGGTATGAAGACATGACGAACGAGAACAAGACTCCCAAGGAATCCGTCACGCTGATCAACAACAGCACCGGCAAGACCACGGAATTCCCGCTGCTGTCCGGCTCCATCGGCCCCAAGGTGGCGGATATCCGCTCCCTTTACGCCAGCCAGGACATCTTCACCTATGACCCCGGCTACATGTCCACCGGCTCGTGCAAATCGGCCATCACCTATATCGACGGTGACGCCGGCGTGCTGCTGCACCGCGGCTACGCCATCTCCGACCTGGCCGAGAACTGCTCGTTCCTGGAAGTGGCCTACGCCATCCTGAAGGGCGAGCTGCCCAATACCGAGCAGAAGACCAAGTTCGAGAACGACATCAGCCGTCACTCGATGCTGAACGAGCAGATCAACTTCTTCTTCCGCGGCTTCCGCCGTGACTCCCACCCCATGGCCGTGCTGTGCGGCGTGGTGGGCGCCATGGCCGCCTTCTACCACGATTCCATCGACATCAACGACCCGCACCACCGCATGGTGGCCAGCTACCGCCTGGTCGCCAAGATGCCGACCATCGTCGCCTGGGCCTACAAGTACTCCCTGGGCCAGCCCTTCATGTATCCGCAGAACAAGCTCTCCTATGCCGAGAACTTCCTGCACATGATGTTCGCCACGCCCTGCGAGGAGTACAAGGTCAGCCCGGTCCTGGCGCGGGCCATGGACCGCATCCTGATCCTGCATGCCGACCACGAGCAGAACGCGTCCACCTCCACCGTCCGTCTGGCCGGGTCGTCGGGCGCCAATCCCTTCGCCTGTATCGCCGCCGGCATCGCCTCCCTGTGGGGCCCCGCCCATGGCGGCGCCAACGAGGCCGTGCTGACCATGCTGCACGAGATCGGCTCGGTGGACCGTATCCCCGAGTACATCAAGAAGGCCAAGGACAAGGACGATCCCTTCCGCCTGATGGGCTTCGGCCACCGCGTGTACAAGAACTACGACCCGCGCGCCAAGATCATGGCCAAGACCTGCCATGAAGTGCTGAACGAGCTGGGCAACCACGACGAGCCGCTGCTGAAGCTGGCCATGGAGCTCGAGCGCATCGCCCTCGAGGACCCCTACTTCGTCGAGCGCAAGCTGTTCCCGAACGTGGACTTCTATTCGGGCATCATCTTCCGCGCCATGGGCATCCCCACCCAGGTGTTCACCTGCCTGTTCGCCCTGGCCCGCACCGTGGGCTGGATCGCCCAGTGGAACGAGATGCTGACCGACCCCGATCAGAAGATCGGCCGTCCGCGCCAGCTGTATGTCGGCCCGGCACAGCGGGAATTCGTCCCGCTGCACAAGCGTGGCTAGGACGGATAACAGAGTACCGGAGGGGCGGCGCCGCAAGGCGCCGCCCCAACGCATTCCAAGACCCGCCAACGACAACCTGCATCCCGAGGCCAAACGCCGCCTCGTGCTGGCGCTGGCGGCACTGACCCTATCCGCGCTGGCGCTCCTGGCCATAAGTATGTCAGGCTGGTACTAGGCCTACCCAAGGAGACGCCGCCATGATGAATTTCCTCGACCGCCGCGTCGTCCATCCCGGCGGCCTCGTCTTCAAGGAAGGCGACAGCGGCGATCAGGCCTTCATCATCCAGTCGGGAACGGTGGAACTGCTGAAGGGCGAAAAGGTCTTCGCCGAACTGGGCGCCAACACCATCTTCGGCGAGATGGCCCTGATCGACGGCGCGCCCCGCATGGCCACGGCGCGGGCCAAGACCGAGACCACCCTGATCGTCATCCCCCGCTCGGTGGTGGATTCCAAGCTGAAGGGCGTGGATCCCTTCGTCATCAAGCTGCTGGGCATCCTGGTCCAGAACGTCCGGTCCATGGCCGGCAAGCTGGGCTGAGGGAAAAGAAGACGCGGGCCGCCGCCCGTACCCGCTCGGGGCCATGGGCCCCGAACCCCATTCACGGAATATCAAAGGGGGTCCGGGGCATCGCCTCGGCTGGGGTCTAGGGCGAGAGCCCCAAAAATCACGCCCGCGCCGGCGCCGGCAGGAAGCCGGCCTGCACCAGGTCGCGCACCTTCTCGAAGGCCTTGACCTCGATCTGGCGGATGCGTTCGCGCGACACGCCGTAGCGCCCGCCCAATTCCTCCAGGGTTACGGGGTCGTCCTTGAGGCGGCGTTCGATGAACACCTCGCGCTCGCGCTCGGTCAGGGTATCCAGCGCCCGGGCGATCAGGGCGCGGCCCTTGGACAGTTCCTCGCGCTTGGCGAAGGCGGTTTCCTGGTTGTCGGCCTCGTCGGCCATCAAATCCTGGATCTCGGTGCCGCCCTCGCCCACGGGGGTGTTGAGCGAGGAATCGCGCCCCGCCATGCGGCGGTTCATGGCGACCACGTCGCTTTCGTCCACGTCCAGTTCACGGGCGATGGTCGCCACGTGCTCGGGCGCCAGATCGCCCGATTCCAGCAGACGCAGCCGCGACTTGATGCGCCGCAGGTTGAAGAACAGCTTCTTCTGGGCCGCCAGGGTGCCGATCCGCACCATGGACCACGAATTCAGCACGAACTCGTTGAGCGAGGCCTTGATCCACCACATGGCGTAGGTGGCCAGGCGGAAGCCGCGATCGGGCTCGAATTTCTTGACCGCCCGCATCAGGCCGATATTGCCCTCGCTGATCAGGTCGGCCACCGGCAGGCCGTAATGGCGATAGCCCAGCGCGATCTTGGCGACCAGACGCAGATGGCTGGTCACCAGCCGATGGGCGGCGTCCTTGTCGCCGTAATCGGTCCAGCGCTTGGCCAGCATGAATTCCTCCTCGGGCGCGAGGACGGGGAATTCCTTGAT harbors:
- the gltA gene encoding citrate synthase gives rise to the protein MTNENKTPKESVTLINNSTGKTTEFPLLSGSIGPKVADIRSLYASQDIFTYDPGYMSTGSCKSAITYIDGDAGVLLHRGYAISDLAENCSFLEVAYAILKGELPNTEQKTKFENDISRHSMLNEQINFFFRGFRRDSHPMAVLCGVVGAMAAFYHDSIDINDPHHRMVASYRLVAKMPTIVAWAYKYSLGQPFMYPQNKLSYAENFLHMMFATPCEEYKVSPVLARAMDRILILHADHEQNASTSTVRLAGSSGANPFACIAAGIASLWGPAHGGANEAVLTMLHEIGSVDRIPEYIKKAKDKDDPFRLMGFGHRVYKNYDPRAKIMAKTCHEVLNELGNHDEPLLKLAMELERIALEDPYFVERKLFPNVDFYSGIIFRAMGIPTQVFTCLFALARTVGWIAQWNEMLTDPDQKIGRPRQLYVGPAQREFVPLHKRG
- the rpoH gene encoding RNA polymerase sigma factor RpoH → MSVAKLPVVAGDDGLAKYLRDIKEFPVLAPEEEFMLAKRWTDYGDKDAAHRLVTSHLRLVAKIALGYRHYGLPVADLISEGNIGLMRAVKKFEPDRGFRLATYAMWWIKASLNEFVLNSWSMVRIGTLAAQKKLFFNLRRIKSRLRLLESGDLAPEHVATIARELDVDESDVVAMNRRMAGRDSSLNTPVGEGGTEIQDLMADEADNQETAFAKREELSKGRALIARALDTLTEREREVFIERRLKDDPVTLEELGGRYGVSRERIRQIEVKAFEKVRDLVQAGFLPAPARA
- a CDS encoding ATP-binding protein gives rise to the protein MVAALALIGTYISVILGNLEELEKERTEFSELQARKILQSFEIQTVRLFDLADTYLRAARDYAEREGTGTLGGFLDRVTPPKSNLYSSTLAVIDHRGRVVFSSDPALQRGTDLSDQTVFLHFQNATSDGLLIGANNNSTDPDRQYFHVARPLLNGKTPGGVIVLHVHSSQIAAFYRDMTLGPNSSATIFGLDRTLIARQPPPVADAAPLSSLQIWRDAESKAEGRFRKRSLLDGIERTFLYKRLADYPLVAVIGFADSDISAGLEAAKRSEVVETSLFTLAILAFAVLVLVFDARNRRLSEAEQTSRAAAEMLERSNADLERFAYVASHDLKTPLRVITGYAQMLDRRYRDKLDEEANEYIAFLTAGTKRMYRLITDLLHYSRINSQAKPLQPVSAARAADIAVANLKAVIEECGASVSIAPLPTIEADESQLSSLFQNLLGNALKYRHPERTPAIHIEAVRLSSSIWRFAVRDNGIGIEPEHFERIFVIFQRLHADSAYEGTGIGLALCQRIVTRLGGRIWVESKPGEGSTFYFTARDAEGD
- the gltX gene encoding glutamate--tRNA ligase; this encodes MTVVTRFAPSPTGYLHIGGGRTALFNWLFARHFGGKFLLRIEDTDRARSTEAAVEAIFDGIRWLGLDWDGEAVMQFSRAGRHAEVARQLLDEGKAYRCYCTQDELAAIREEQKAKGLPMRYPGIWRDRAPSEAPAGAPFVVRLKAPNEGETVIADLVQGDVRVANDQLDDMVLLRADGTPTYMLSVVVDDHDMGITHVIRGDDHLTNAFRQYQLYKACGWDVPVFAHIPLIHGPDGAKLSKRHGALGVDAYRDMGFLPEAMRNYLLRLGWSHGDDEIISTEQAIEWFTLDSVGRSPSRFDFVKLTNLNGHYMRSADDGRLTELLVPMLEAKSGAKLNGESVARLRTGMTGLKERAKTMLELADSALFYVAARPLALDEKAAKTMADPTAAADLAAYMAEVKGVGAWTRDTLEDAARRLAEARGQKLGKIAQPLRAALAGSSVSPPIFEVMEVLGREESLGRIEDALGGTRPTESSAA
- a CDS encoding ComEC/Rec2 family competence protein, yielding MEERLLAERGRWPLWLPVFLSVGIGLYFALPVEPAPAWGWAGLATCFGLLLLVRRRSLPLLLAASCLLAAALGYVVAQGRSLRLAAPVVERPTGALMLEGVVVEVEALPDGGSRLTLDRVAHDRDDIVVPRKARIKAKPGLAPVNVGDRIRVRAMLMPPAQPAMPGAFDFARFAWFRQLGAIGSALGPVTVIEPGAAGGWRGEATIAINDIRHAMTARILAVLPGDRGAVTAALTTGDQMPISAPMMQAYRDSGLAHILSISGLHITMAAGLVFVGLRGLLALVPPLALRFPIKKWAAALAIAFAGFYTLLAGSPVPAQRSFFMTGLVLLAVLLDRTALSMRLVAWAAVVILLWAPEELIGPSFQMSFAAVVAMIAAYESLTPRQGAWRAAHPGWAPAIGLYVFGVVVSTLIAGFATAVYGIFHFNRFAVWSVAANMIAVPLTGFWVMPWALVMFVLMPLGLESLALVPMGWGVEGVNRVALWVASWPSSAVTLPILPLWAMVVFTLGGSWLCLWRGRWRWWGLLPMAAALASMAFARPPDLLVDGRGDGMAVRAGDGSLLLNGKGGRILKETWSRRAGPATLERWPKKSSSRDGRLRCDESGCLWRVEGRVVALVKDEDNPEKACAGADVVISSVPLRGTCRGARVLVDRFDLWRRGPHALWLEPGGVRVETVAGWQGDRPWAWHPHPRKKARVPAQAAPREPEEKRDEEDD
- a CDS encoding cyclic nucleotide-binding domain-containing protein, giving the protein MMNFLDRRVVHPGGLVFKEGDSGDQAFIIQSGTVELLKGEKVFAELGANTIFGEMALIDGAPRMATARAKTETTLIVIPRSVVDSKLKGVDPFVIKLLGILVQNVRSMAGKLG